Proteins encoded within one genomic window of Lactococcus garvieae:
- the mgtA gene encoding magnesium-translocating P-type ATPase yields MQKMKTNKNEVLKELAQLNRDELFERLNTNFTGLNAEQAEERLDEYGPNVVASQKPTPWYIILLHAFKNPFVFVLAFLAVVSALTGDMEGALYMLLMVTVSAGVSFVQEYKSQKASIALHEMIENTTNVKRGAENFEIPMDEVVPGDIIQLQTGDMIPADAILLSHRDLFINQASLTGESFPVEKRLPEDLDEDEQIDWELTSALDAPNILFMGTDVLSGNGEILIVKTGASTMFGDIASKATATKIESSFDKGLSRVSRLLLTLVAIMFPVVLILNWVTKGDFETSFFFAIAVAVGLTPEMLPMIVNANLAKGAVALSKEKVIVKNLSAIQNLGSMDILCTDKTGTITEDRVVMVEYVNSRGDKADEVLNSAYINSNYQTGWKNLMDVAVIDYFKKLDRELPDENITKVDEIPFDFSRRLLSVVVKTNNKNLMVTKGAVEEMQAICTHVMEDGKRVEITEERLAEMKEVNREMNMQGMRVLTIAERIISDDELEDFDSASERDMTLVGFIGFLDPAKESAAKAIRSLQDHGVTVKVLTGDNAIVAQKVCEDVGIPVDSYCIGSEIDLMDDEELFNTAMEVHLFAKLNPMQKARIIELIRKVHTVGFMGDGINDAPSLRAADIGISVDTAADITKDASNIILLEKSLQVLETGVTEGRKVFTNMMKYIRITLSSNFGNVFSVLVASAFLPFLPMLSLQILTLNLIYDMSQLSIPWDNVDEEDIARPVKWQTKGLARFAFIVGPVSSIFDIITFLVLWYVFGFNTVAHASLFQAGWFAVSLGTQALAFHILRTKKVPFLQSKPSLPVIFTTIGAFVVGFILILGSFGSIIDLAHLPVAFFFYWGIIIIAYLLFLQFVKNIYYKRYK; encoded by the coding sequence ATGCAAAAAATGAAAACCAACAAAAACGAAGTGCTAAAAGAACTAGCACAGCTAAATCGTGACGAGCTTTTTGAACGTTTAAACACCAACTTTACAGGTTTAAACGCTGAACAGGCTGAGGAACGCTTAGATGAATATGGCCCGAATGTAGTTGCCAGTCAAAAACCAACCCCCTGGTATATAATACTGCTTCATGCCTTTAAAAATCCCTTCGTTTTTGTCCTTGCTTTTTTGGCGGTTGTTTCCGCACTAACAGGCGATATGGAGGGAGCACTCTATATGTTGCTCATGGTAACCGTATCTGCAGGTGTAAGCTTTGTGCAGGAATATAAGTCACAAAAAGCTTCAATTGCTCTACATGAGATGATTGAAAATACGACAAATGTTAAACGGGGAGCGGAGAACTTCGAAATCCCCATGGATGAAGTAGTACCAGGTGATATTATCCAACTGCAAACTGGCGACATGATTCCAGCAGATGCCATTTTGCTGTCTCACCGCGATCTCTTTATCAATCAAGCCTCGTTGACAGGGGAGTCATTTCCTGTAGAAAAACGACTACCAGAAGACTTGGATGAAGATGAACAAATTGATTGGGAATTAACCTCCGCACTTGATGCCCCGAATATTCTCTTTATGGGAACGGATGTACTATCAGGTAATGGCGAAATATTAATCGTTAAAACAGGTGCTTCAACGATGTTTGGCGATATCGCCAGCAAGGCCACGGCTACAAAAATTGAATCTTCCTTTGACAAAGGTTTAAGTCGCGTAAGTCGTTTACTTTTAACCTTGGTTGCGATTATGTTCCCAGTTGTTTTAATCCTAAACTGGGTGACAAAAGGTGACTTTGAAACATCTTTCTTCTTTGCTATCGCTGTAGCAGTTGGGTTAACTCCAGAAATGTTACCAATGATTGTGAATGCTAATCTTGCTAAAGGGGCTGTAGCGCTTAGTAAAGAAAAAGTTATTGTTAAGAATCTGTCTGCCATTCAAAATCTTGGTTCAATGGACATTCTTTGTACTGACAAGACAGGGACGATTACGGAAGACCGTGTTGTCATGGTGGAGTATGTAAATTCACGAGGAGATAAAGCTGATGAAGTTCTAAATTCAGCTTACATTAACTCTAATTACCAAACGGGTTGGAAAAACTTGATGGATGTTGCGGTCATTGACTACTTTAAAAAGTTGGACCGGGAATTACCAGACGAAAATATAACTAAAGTAGACGAAATTCCTTTCGATTTTTCACGTCGCCTTTTATCTGTTGTTGTTAAAACGAATAATAAAAACTTGATGGTTACTAAAGGTGCTGTTGAGGAAATGCAAGCCATTTGTACCCATGTCATGGAAGATGGTAAGCGTGTCGAAATCACGGAGGAACGACTTGCAGAGATGAAGGAAGTCAACCGTGAGATGAATATGCAAGGCATGCGTGTACTCACAATAGCTGAGCGCATCATTTCCGACGATGAACTAGAAGATTTCGACTCTGCAAGTGAGCGTGATATGACACTTGTTGGCTTTATCGGTTTCCTTGATCCTGCTAAAGAATCAGCTGCAAAAGCAATTAGGAGTTTACAAGATCATGGTGTAACTGTAAAAGTGTTGACAGGTGATAATGCTATTGTTGCACAAAAAGTCTGTGAGGATGTCGGTATACCGGTTGACAGTTATTGCATCGGAAGTGAGATTGATCTCATGGATGATGAGGAACTCTTCAATACAGCGATGGAAGTCCACCTGTTTGCTAAGCTTAATCCCATGCAAAAAGCACGTATCATTGAGCTAATCCGTAAAGTACATACTGTTGGTTTTATGGGTGATGGGATAAACGATGCTCCAAGTTTACGCGCCGCTGATATAGGTATCTCTGTAGATACAGCAGCAGATATAACCAAAGATGCGTCCAATATTATCTTACTGGAAAAGAGTTTACAAGTATTGGAAACAGGTGTAACTGAAGGGCGTAAAGTCTTTACAAATATGATGAAGTATATTCGTATTACCTTATCTTCAAACTTTGGGAATGTCTTTTCTGTATTGGTGGCCAGTGCTTTCTTGCCTTTCCTACCGATGCTAAGTTTACAAATTTTAACTTTGAATCTCATCTATGATATGAGTCAACTTTCCATCCCTTGGGATAATGTGGATGAAGAAGATATTGCTCGACCAGTTAAATGGCAAACCAAAGGTCTTGCTCGCTTTGCCTTTATTGTAGGTCCAGTATCTTCCATCTTTGATATCATTACTTTCCTTGTATTATGGTATGTTTTTGGTTTCAATACAGTTGCGCATGCGAGTCTTTTCCAAGCAGGGTGGTTTGCAGTCAGCTTAGGAACACAGGCTTTGGCCTTCCATATCCTACGTACGAAAAAGGTTCCTTTCTTACAAAGCAAACCTTCGTTACCAGTTATTTTCACAACCATTGGTGCTTTTGTCGTTGGATTTATATTGATTCTAGGCTCTTTTGGATCAATTATTGATTTAGCCCATCTGCCAGTTGCCTTTTTCTTCTATTGGGGCATAATCATCATTGCTTATCTCTTATTCTTACAGTTCGTAAAAAATATTTACTACAAGAGATACAAATAA
- the plsX gene encoding phosphate acyltransferase PlsX, with translation MRIAIDAMGGDFAPESIVKGINLAKKEFPNIEFQLYGNPEAIKAHLEDEKNVKIIATTELIDFHDEPVKAIRKKKDSSLVRAVKAVKDDQADAVLSAGNTGALLAAGLFIVGRIKQIDRPALMSTLPTADGTGFDMLDLGANAENKPEHLADFAVLGSYYAANVRGVKNPRVALLSNGSEESKGSTMIKEAHALLSDIEGINFIGNIESRDILTGAADVVVADGFTGNAVLKAIEGTASVLMRQIKNGIMNGGFSTKIGGALVKKELSKLKDTMGTDSAGGAALVGVKAPVIKAHGNSSPEAIVSAIRQIQRMLDTDVTGQLVKHFEEKE, from the coding sequence ATGAGAATCGCAATCGATGCTATGGGTGGAGACTTTGCGCCCGAGTCAATCGTCAAAGGAATTAATTTAGCAAAAAAAGAATTTCCAAATATAGAATTTCAACTCTATGGAAATCCTGAAGCTATTAAGGCCCATCTAGAAGATGAAAAAAATGTAAAAATTATTGCAACAACTGAACTTATTGACTTTCATGATGAGCCTGTCAAAGCTATTCGTAAGAAAAAAGATAGTTCTCTTGTCCGTGCCGTAAAGGCAGTTAAAGATGATCAAGCTGATGCTGTTCTTTCGGCAGGAAATACTGGGGCTCTCCTTGCGGCTGGTCTCTTCATCGTCGGACGTATCAAACAAATCGACCGTCCTGCACTGATGAGTACCTTACCGACTGCTGATGGCACAGGCTTTGATATGTTAGACCTTGGGGCAAATGCTGAAAATAAACCTGAACATCTGGCAGATTTTGCTGTTTTGGGAAGCTATTATGCTGCGAATGTTCGTGGTGTGAAAAATCCTCGTGTAGCTCTTCTTTCCAACGGTTCAGAAGAATCGAAAGGCTCTACCATGATTAAGGAAGCACATGCTCTTCTTTCAGATATTGAAGGTATTAATTTCATCGGAAATATTGAGTCTCGCGATATTTTGACAGGCGCTGCTGATGTGGTTGTTGCAGATGGTTTCACGGGAAACGCTGTGCTGAAGGCGATTGAAGGTACTGCGAGTGTCCTCATGCGTCAGATTAAAAACGGTATCATGAATGGTGGTTTCTCTACCAAGATTGGTGGCGCTCTGGTTAAGAAAGAATTGAGTAAACTCAAAGATACCATGGGTACAGACAGCGCCGGCGGTGCAGCGCTAGTTGGTGTAAAGGCTCCAGTCATCAAAGCACACGGCAATTCGAGCCCCGAAGCTATCGTTTCAGCCATTCGCCAAATCCAGCGTATGCTTGATACAGATGTTACTGGTCAACTCGTCAAACACTTTGAAGAGAAAGAATAA
- a CDS encoding OsmC family protein, with product MANVSTASAQWQGDLQNGSGTISLDSSQIFTDTPYNFVARAEHSASITTPEELLGAAHAACFSMAFSLLLSEKGYKVNNIYTQADVTFAVTADGPAITKIHLKNQSKIAGISDDEFQKLAKETEVTCPVSKALASVPIELDAELVVG from the coding sequence ATGGCAAATGTATCAACAGCTTCAGCACAATGGCAAGGAGATTTGCAAAATGGTTCAGGCACAATCAGCCTTGACTCTTCACAAATTTTTACAGATACGCCTTATAATTTTGTAGCACGTGCAGAACATTCAGCTTCAATTACAACGCCTGAGGAACTTCTTGGTGCCGCTCATGCAGCCTGCTTTAGCATGGCCTTTTCACTACTTTTAAGTGAAAAGGGTTATAAAGTAAACAATATTTATACGCAAGCAGATGTTACTTTTGCGGTAACGGCGGATGGACCTGCTATTACGAAGATTCATTTGAAAAATCAATCTAAAATTGCGGGAATCTCGGATGATGAATTTCAAAAATTAGCTAAGGAAACGGAAGTTACGTGTCCCGTTTCTAAAGCTTTGGCCTCAGTACCCATTGAACTAGATGCAGAATTAGTTGTAGGTTAA